One Mytilus trossulus isolate FHL-02 chromosome 5, PNRI_Mtr1.1.1.hap1, whole genome shotgun sequence DNA segment encodes these proteins:
- the LOC134717769 gene encoding fibrinogen C domain-containing protein 1-A-like: MALSTVLPKDCEDVTDGNGTYMINPSSCSGPSNDFNVYCEVGSDNQYWTVFQRRVDGLTDFYRTWLQYEKGFGDLTNEFWLGNDKVHMLISNNNYTLRIELEDFANEKRYAEYQSFKISDAQSNYQLLINGYSGDAGDSLDHHNGMPFSTKDRDNDPSPNACAVKFHGAWWYNLCHQSNLNGNYLSGAHTSFADGIEWIAWTGFQYSLKSSKMMIRRQNGN, encoded by the exons ATGGCTCTAAGTACAG TTTTACCAAAAGACTGTGAAGATGTCACTGATGGCAATGGGACATATATGATAAATCCCAGTTCCTGTTCTGGACCATCTAATGATTTCAATGTATATTGTGAAGTAGGGTCAGACAATCAATATTGGACT GTTTTCCAAAGACGGGTGGATGGACTAACAGATTTTTACCGGACATGGCTTCAGTACGAGAAAGGATTTGGTGACTTAACAAATGAGTTTTGGTTAG GTAATGACAAAGTCCACATGctgatttcaaataataattatacCTTACGAATCGAACTGGAAGATTTTGCAAATGAAAAGAGATATGCGGAATATCAATCGTTCAAGATATCGGATGCTCAGTCTAATTACCAATTATTGATTAATGGTTACAGCGGCGACGCAG GTGATAGTTTAGACCACCACAATGGCATGCCATTTAGTACTAAAGACCGAGACAACGATCCTTCTCCAAACGCGTGTGCAGTTAAATTCCATGGCGCATGGTGGTATAACCTATGCCATCAATCTAATTTAAATGGCAATTATTTATCTGGTGCCCATACCTCCTTTGCCGATGGAATTGAATGGATTGCATGGACAGGATTTCAATATTCATTGAAATCGTCAAAAATGATGATCAGAAGACAAAATGGCAATTAA